Below is a genomic region from Pseudomonas frederiksbergensis.
GATTCGTCATGTGATTTTGCCGAGTGCCTTGCCGGACATTCTGACCGGCGTGCGCATTGGCCTTGGCGTGGGCTGGTCGACGCTGGTGGCGGCCGAGTTGATCGCCGCCACAAGTGGCCTGGGCTTCATGGTGCAGTCGGCCGCGCAATTTCTGGTCACCGATGTGGTGGTGCTGGGGATTCTGCTGATCGCGCTGATTGCCTTCGCCATGGAAATGGGCCTGCGCGCCCTGCAACGCAAACTGGTGCCGTGGCATGGCCAGGCGCATTGAGACGTTTTTTTAAGCACTGACTGCGCCGACGGCTCGGTGCCCGAATTGAAGAGAAAGCCATGAGCAGCCTGTCCATCACCCCACTCAGCACCGCACTCGGCGCGCAGATCAGCGGCGTCGATATCTCCCAACCGCTGAACCTCGAACAGCACGATGCGATCGAGCAGGCATTGCTCAAGCATCAGGTGTTGTTCTTTCGCGAGCAGCCAATCAACCCGCAGCAGCAAGCACGCTTCGCGGCGAATTTCGGCGACCTGCACATTCACCCGATCTACCCGAATGTGCCGGAACAGCCCGAAGTGCTGATCCTCGACACCGCTGAAACAGACGTGCGCGACAATGCCGTGTGGCACACCGACGTGACCTTTCTGCCGACCCCGGCCCTTGGCGCGGTGCTCAGCGCCAAGCTGTTGCCGGAGTTTGGTGGCGACACCTTGTGGGCCAGTGGCATCGCGGCGTACGAAGCCCTCTCAGTACCCCTGCAAAACCTGCTGCAAGGCCTGACCGCGACTCACGATTTCATCAAATCCTTCCCGCTGGAACGCTTTGGGACCACGCCTGAAGCCTTGGCTCAGTGGGAAGCAGCCCGCAAGAAGAATCCGCCGCTGTCGCATCCGGTCATTCGCACGCATCCAGTGAGCGGGCGCAGGTCGTTGTTCGTCAATGAAGGCTTCACCACTCGCATCAACGAGCTGTCGGACACCGAAAGCGAAGCGATTTTGAAGCTATTGTTCGCTCATGCTACGCGGCCAGAATTTACGATTCGCTGGCGTTGGCAGGAGAGCGATGTCGCCTTCTGGGACAACCGTGTGACCCAGCATTTTGCCGTGGACGATTACCGACCGGCACGGCGGGTGATGCACCGGGCGACGGTGCTGGGGGATGTGCCGTTTTAAGGTCAAAAGATCGCAGGCTGCGGCAGCTCCTACGCGAACGCGCTTCCTTGTAGGAGCTGCCGCAGGCTGCGATCTTTTGCTTTTTTTCGGGTTACTCCGCCGTCGAAGGCTTCTCCCACAAATTGATCCCGCCTTCCTGGGCAAACCGGTCAATCTCCATCAGTTCCTCAACGCAGAAGCTCAAGTTCTTCAACGCCCCGACGTTCTCGACAATCTGCTCCGGGCGGCTGGCGCCAATCAGCGCCGAGGTCACTCGTGGGTCGCGCAGCGTCCACGCCAAGGCCAGTTGCGCCAGGCTTTGGCCACGACGCTTGGCGATTTCGTTGAGCGCACGCACCTGAGCGATATTGGCTTCGGACAGGTGCGAAGCCTGCAGCGAACCACCGCCCGGACGATTGACCCGTGCATCTTTGGGTACGCCGTTGAGGTACTTGTCGGTCAACAAACCCTGGGCTAACGGAGTGAAGGCAATCACACCCGTGCCAAGCTCGTCAGTGGTGTCGAGCAGATCCTTTTCCACCCAACGGTTGAGCAAGTTGTAAGCCGGTTGGTGAATCAGCAGCGGGACTTTCCACTCTTTCAGCAACGCAGCCATTTCGCGGGTTTTCGCCCCGGAATAAGACGAGATACCGATGTACAACGCCTTGCCCTGCTGCACGGCGCAGGCCAGTGCGCTCGCGGTTTCTTCCAGTGGCGTGTCCGGGTCGAAGCGGTGCGAATAGAAGATATCCACGTAGTCGACGCCAAGGCGTTGCAGGCTCTGGTCGAGGCTGGCCAGCACGTATTTACGCGAGCCACCGCCCTGGCCGTAAGGGCCGGGCCACATGTCCCAACCGGCCTTGCTGGAGATGATCAGCTCATCGCGGTATTGCTTGAAGTCTTCACGCAACAAACGGCCGAAGTTGATTTCGGCACTGCCGTACGGCGGGCCGTAGTTGTTGGCCAGGTCGAAGTGGTTGATGCCCAGGTCGAAGGCGGTCCGCAGCAAGGACCGCTGAGTATCGATTGGTGTGCTGTCGCCAAAGTTGTGCCACAGGCCCAGCGACAGTGCCGGCAGCACCAACCCGCTGCGACCGACGCGGCGGTAAGGAATGGAGTCGTAACGATCAGCAGCAGCGGTGTAAATCATCGAACCCTCTCTTGTTTTGAGCGACGAAGTCGTCAGCGTTGCCCAGCATACGCTCAGGCAACGTATTCAAAACTGGGTGTTCGACTAAATGCTGAAACGTTTCATATAGTTTTGTTCAATAACCTGCACAGCGCATCGCAGGCAGCAAACCTGACCTGTCACGCATACTGCTGCGCGTCAGGAAACGCCGTACTCAGCCGACAATTCGCGTAATGCGGCGGCGGCGAGAAAACCGGAGCGCGAACTGTAGCGCTGATCGCGCTTCACGGTCTGGTCGATTCGCTCCAGCAACTGCTCCGGCAGTGTGGCGTTGAAACGCACGGACTTGCCGAAATAAGGTGTCACGTCAAACTCGACCACCGCCCAAACACCACCCGCGTAATCAGGGTTCTCGAGGTGTTCATCGATCTCGCGAACCTGCGGCAACGGATCGCCATCGGTGACAAGTCCCTCGTAATGCAACGCCAGCGCTTCTTTAACGTTTTCGAGCGCCTGCGCCACCGTTCCACCTGCAGAGAAACAACCCGCAACGTCGGGGATAATTACTCCGTACTCTGAATCAGCATCCTTATGCAGAACGACTGGGAATTTCATGGGGATGGACCCTTCCTGTAAATCCGGTAGAACTTGCGACCGGAGCCTGTTCAATCTGCCCTCATCGGGGATCTGATAGCTGTGTCTCGGGCTCATTTCAGGCCCGCCTGTTTCAAAATGCTGTTGATTGTTCCTTTTGGCAGATCCGCATCAGGATGCTTGATGGTTACCCTCCCTGATTTGCGCGAATGTTTGTATTGATGGTGGCTACCTTTGACCGCCACCAAATACCAACCGTCCTCTTCGATCATCCTGATCATTTCCCGACTACGCATCACCCTCACCCTTTTCGACAGCATCCGCGATGCACTGTACGCGGCAAAGGGCGATCTCAATACACACGATACACACTCTGACAAATATTAGTCCATCAGAACGAAACCGCTTCTTTTGCTGGACGGGCGGCTAACGGGCCTGCGCAAACACCTCAGCCACCCAATCCACAAACACCCGAACCCGTGGCGACATGTGTCGGTTGTGCGGGTACAGCACCGACACCGGCATCGGTGGTGGCGGCGTGTCGAGCAACACCTCTTGCACCAACCCCTGGGAAATCTGCTCGGCCATGCGGTAGTGCGGGCACTGGATCAGCCCCAACCCGGCAACTGCCGAGGCCGCATAGATCTCCGCACCAAACACCGACAGCGCACCGTCGATGGCGACTTCCTGGAGTTCGCCGTCGACCATGAATTCGAATGGGAACAGCTTGGCGGTGGTGCGCGAGACGTAGTTCACCGCGCGGTGGTGAGTGAGGTCCGCCAGGCTTTTCGGTTCGCCGTATTTACGCAGGTAAGCCGGGCTGGCGCAGGTGATCTGGCGCAAGGTGGCGACGCGCCGACCGATCAACGCCGAATCTCCCAAGGTGCCCGCGCGCAGCACGCAATCGACGCCCTCGGCGATCAGGTCGACGAAGCGGTCGGCCTCACTGATGGACAACTCGATCTCCGGGTAGCGCTCCATGAACTGCGGCAATGCCGGGATCACGAAGTATTTGGCCAGGGTGCCGTGTAAATCGACCCGCAACCGCCCTTTCGGCGCCACCGTCCGAAATGCCTGCTCGGCTTCCTCCAGCTCTGCCAGCAACTGCACGCAACGCAGGTAATACGCCTCGCCATCGAGCGTCGGACGGACGCGTCGCGTGCTGCGTTCCAGCAATCGGGTGCCGAGCCAGGCTTCGAACTGGTTGAGGGTGTGGGTCAGCGTGGCGCGGGGCAGATTCAAGTCATCGGCGGCGAGCGTAAAGCTGCTGCGCTCGTAGATCCGTACAAAAACCTTCATCGCTTTGACTTGATCCACACGGAGCTCCTGACACTCGATTGTTGGCGATTATTGAACAGTCAAGGCAACTCTCGTGCATTTATCGCCATGAGTAAACATGTAAATCTGGCTTCACACCGAGCACACAACCACAAAGGAACCCTCTTCATGACCACTCAAACGTCGAAAGTTGCCATCGTCACCGGCGCCTCCCGCGGCATCGGTGCCGTAATCGCCAAACAACTCGCATCCGAAGGTTTCGCCGTCGCCATCAACTACGCCAGCAGCGCCACTGAATCCTCAAAACTGGTTGTCGAACTGCGCCAGGCCGGCCATCAGGCCATAGCGATCAAAGCCGACGTGTCCAGCGCCGCCGACGTCAGCTGGATGTTCGACGAAACCGAAACGCAACTGGGCAAAGTCGACGTGCTGGTGAACAACGCCGGGATTCTTAAAGTGCTGCCGCTGGCAGAACACAGCGACGAACTGTTCGAACAGACCTTCGCCATCAACACCCGCGGCACCTTCAACACCCTGCGCGAAGCCGCGACCCGCCTGAATACCGGTGGCCGCATCGTCAACTTTTCCAGCAGCACCGTGGGCATGAACCTGCCGGGCTACGCGGTGTACATCGCCAGCAAAGCGGCGGTGGAATCCCTCACCCAGGTATTCGCCAAGGAACTGCGCGGTCGCCACATCACGGTCAACGCGGTGGCCCCAGGTCCGGTCGCCACTGAGCTGTTCCTGCATGGCAAAAGCGAAGAACAAATCCAGACCTTCGCCAAGATGCCGCCGCTGGAACGTCTCGGTCAGCCAGAAGACATCGCCAACGTCATTTCCTTCCTGGTCAGCCCGGCGGCTGGTTGGGTCAACGGGCAGATCCTGCGCACTAATGGCGGGTTGGTTTAAGCGCCATTCTTCTGAACGACGCCTATGCTCGATACAGACCCTGATCCTTCAACTCAGGAGAATCACACCATGCACACCACCATCATCATCAGCTTCGGCCTGGTCTTGCTGGCGCTAATGCTGTTCATCGGTGAGAAGCTCGGCTTCAGCCGTCAGACCCTGACCTACAGCTTTGTCGTCCTGTGGCTGGCGCTGACGGTGATCAACGGCGCCATCGGCATGATTACCGCCGGGCAACCGCTGACCTCCGAGCTGATGGTGGGCTTCATGGTGTTCGGTGTGCCGGTGGCCGCTCTGGTGCTGTTCATGACCTTAAACATCGCCTGAGCACCACCGGCCTCGGTCAACGCACCAGATGCAGGAACTGCATGTGCCGCTCGTACTGATCGAGGATGTCGTTAATGATTTGCTCCTTGGTGTAGCCCATCAAATCGTAGTCCTGACTGCCCTCGCTCAAGTGCACTTCGGCGCGGTAGTAGCGACGGTTACGCAGCTCCTTCGGCCCCATCCCACCACGGGCGAAGGACGGCGTGGAGTAACCGCGCATTTGCACCTGGTAGATGAACGGATGCTGATCGCCGTGACCGATTTCCAGGCTGACGCTGTCGTTAGCCGGGTCCGGCTGAGCGATCACGTTCACCCCCTTCTCGACAAACACTGCAGTCACTTCTTCAATCGCCGGACGTACCGTCGTGTCGAGGAAACGGTACACCTCGTCACGCGACGGAAAGTGCACGGCCTGACTCAAGCGCTGACGCCAGCCACCTTTGCCGCGCCGCGATGCCGAGACCGGCGCCAATGAATGCAACTGGGCAATCTGCTTCTGCGATTCGAGGTAGAACGCCTTGTGCAGCCCCCACATCATCAGCAACAGAATCATCGAAAACGGCAACGACGTCAGTACCACTGCTGACTTCAATGAGTCGATGCTGCCGGCGAACAACAACGCACTGGTGACCAGTGCTGTCATCGCGCCCCAGAACACCCGCAGCCATTTCGGCCCGTCTTCATCGGCGTTGCCACCCTTGGCGGACAGCGTCGAGAGCACCACGGTGCCGGAGTCGGCCGAGGTAACGAAGAACACGAAACTGATGAACACCGTGACGGCGATCACCGTTTTGCTCCACGGGTAGGTTTCCAGTAGCAGGTAAAGGGTCATCGACGGGTTGTCGATGGCCGACAGGCCAAGGGCACTCATGCCGTGGTTGAGCACCTGGTCGATGGCGCTGTTACCGAAGATCGACATCCACGCCAAGGTGAAACCGA
It encodes:
- the tauD gene encoding taurine dioxygenase, whose protein sequence is MSSLSITPLSTALGAQISGVDISQPLNLEQHDAIEQALLKHQVLFFREQPINPQQQARFAANFGDLHIHPIYPNVPEQPEVLILDTAETDVRDNAVWHTDVTFLPTPALGAVLSAKLLPEFGGDTLWASGIAAYEALSVPLQNLLQGLTATHDFIKSFPLERFGTTPEALAQWEAARKKNPPLSHPVIRTHPVSGRRSLFVNEGFTTRINELSDTESEAILKLLFAHATRPEFTIRWRWQESDVAFWDNRVTQHFAVDDYRPARRVMHRATVLGDVPF
- the mgrA gene encoding L-glyceraldehyde 3-phosphate reductase, with protein sequence MIYTAAADRYDSIPYRRVGRSGLVLPALSLGLWHNFGDSTPIDTQRSLLRTAFDLGINHFDLANNYGPPYGSAEINFGRLLREDFKQYRDELIISSKAGWDMWPGPYGQGGGSRKYVLASLDQSLQRLGVDYVDIFYSHRFDPDTPLEETASALACAVQQGKALYIGISSYSGAKTREMAALLKEWKVPLLIHQPAYNLLNRWVEKDLLDTTDELGTGVIAFTPLAQGLLTDKYLNGVPKDARVNRPGGGSLQASHLSEANIAQVRALNEIAKRRGQSLAQLALAWTLRDPRVTSALIGASRPEQIVENVGALKNLSFCVEELMEIDRFAQEGGINLWEKPSTAE
- a CDS encoding type II toxin-antitoxin system HicB family antitoxin, whose product is MKFPVVLHKDADSEYGVIIPDVAGCFSAGGTVAQALENVKEALALHYEGLVTDGDPLPQVREIDEHLENPDYAGGVWAVVEFDVTPYFGKSVRFNATLPEQLLERIDQTVKRDQRYSSRSGFLAAAALRELSAEYGVS
- a CDS encoding type II toxin-antitoxin system HicA family toxin, whose protein sequence is MRSREMIRMIEEDGWYLVAVKGSHHQYKHSRKSGRVTIKHPDADLPKGTINSILKQAGLK
- a CDS encoding LysR family transcriptional regulator gives rise to the protein MDQVKAMKVFVRIYERSSFTLAADDLNLPRATLTHTLNQFEAWLGTRLLERSTRRVRPTLDGEAYYLRCVQLLAELEEAEQAFRTVAPKGRLRVDLHGTLAKYFVIPALPQFMERYPEIELSISEADRFVDLIAEGVDCVLRAGTLGDSALIGRRVATLRQITCASPAYLRKYGEPKSLADLTHHRAVNYVSRTTAKLFPFEFMVDGELQEVAIDGALSVFGAEIYAASAVAGLGLIQCPHYRMAEQISQGLVQEVLLDTPPPPMPVSVLYPHNRHMSPRVRVFVDWVAEVFAQAR
- a CDS encoding SDR family oxidoreductase; translated protein: MTTQTSKVAIVTGASRGIGAVIAKQLASEGFAVAINYASSATESSKLVVELRQAGHQAIAIKADVSSAADVSWMFDETETQLGKVDVLVNNAGILKVLPLAEHSDELFEQTFAINTRGTFNTLREAATRLNTGGRIVNFSSSTVGMNLPGYAVYIASKAAVESLTQVFAKELRGRHITVNAVAPGPVATELFLHGKSEEQIQTFAKMPPLERLGQPEDIANVISFLVSPAAGWVNGQILRTNGGLV